A single Tenacibaculum sp. 190524A02b DNA region contains:
- a CDS encoding rhomboid family intramembrane serine protease: MDLSNFFDLHFIKNKHYGIWQYFTYMFMHGSYGHLIFNMLTLWMFGSAVENVLGSKRFLFIYISAGIGAALLYTGIDYFQFNGVFQNLKNAGLNSSEIINILDAGKTSDPRFISAITQLEFNKIGTIFLKTMVGASGAVFGILAALAVYFPNNKMVIFPIPFPIANKVFVISLFVSDLIVGTYSLPGDNIARFAHVGGAIIGFIIAKNWKK; this comes from the coding sequence ATGGATTTATCAAATTTTTTTGATTTACATTTTATAAAAAATAAGCACTATGGTATTTGGCAATACTTCACTTACATGTTCATGCATGGAAGTTACGGACATCTAATATTCAACATGCTTACTTTATGGATGTTTGGTAGTGCCGTTGAAAACGTTTTAGGTTCTAAACGTTTTTTATTTATATATATATCTGCTGGTATTGGTGCTGCATTGCTATATACTGGTATCGATTATTTTCAGTTTAATGGTGTTTTTCAAAATTTAAAAAACGCAGGGTTAAATAGTAGTGAAATCATCAATATTTTAGACGCTGGAAAAACTAGTGATCCAAGATTTATATCCGCAATAACTCAATTAGAATTTAATAAAATTGGCACTATATTTCTTAAAACTATGGTAGGTGCCTCTGGAGCTGTTTTTGGTATTTTAGCCGCATTGGCCGTTTATTTTCCAAATAATAAAATGGTTATATTCCCAATACCTTTTCCTATAGCTAATAAAGTATTTGTTATTTCATTATTTGTCTCCGATTTAATTGTAGGTACTTATAGCTTACCAGGGGATAATATTGCTAGATTTGCGCATGTTGGAGGTGCTATTATAGGGTTTATCATTGCTAAAAACTGGAAAAAATAA